CGGCCTCTCCCACGACCCGCCCGTGCCGGTCCTGGACGGAGCGCCGCCCAGGGTCGCCGACGCCCTCATCGAGGGCCGTCCGCCCACCCCCGAGCAGCGCGCCAAGGCCGAGCAGCGGGTCGTTCAGGCAGGCCGCGACTACGCCGCCGGCTCGACCGCGATGATCCCGATCAACCCCGCCTGGGACAACCGGTTCCTCGACCACGTCGAGAACGGCGAACTGGCCGAGTTCGACACCTGGACCGTCGAGGGCATGGCCGGCGAGGGTGGCAACTCCGCCCACGAGGTCCGCACCTGGATCGCCGCCTTCGCCTCCCTGGCCGCCACCGGCCCGTACGACCTGGTGTCCCGGTTCTACGAGGCGGTCCCCGCCTGGATCGCCGGTTTCGCCGTGGCCACGGCGAAGGGGCGGTGACCGGTATGGCCATCGACACGTACGCGGTGGAGCGAGCCGTCACGCGGCTGACCGCCGCGGTGGAGCAGGGGCGCCCCGTCGCTCCGGTGCGCGATCTGCTGGGTGAGCGTGACATCGCTGTCGCCTACGCCGTGCAGCACGAGCTGACGCGGCGCAGGCTGGCCGCGGGCGCGGTCGTCGTGGGACGCAAGATCGGGCTCACCTCTCCGGCCGTGCAGAGGCAACTCGGCGTCGACCAGCCCGACTTCGGGATGCTCTTCGCCGACATGGACGTGTCGGGAGAGCCGGAGGTCCCCTCGCAGCGGCTGTCGCAGCCCAAGGCCGAGGCAGAGATCGCCTTCGTCCTGGGGGAGGACCTGGCGGACGGGAACCTCGACGCCGCCCGTGTCCGGGGTGCGGTGGAGTACGCCGTCGCGGCGATCGAGATCGTCGACAGCCGTATCGCCGACTGGGACATCCGGCTCACCGACACCATCGCGGACAACGCCTCCAGCGGTCTGTACGTGCTGGGTGAACACCGGGTCACGCTGGAGGAGTTCGAGCCGCGTGAGGTCACCATGCGCATGTACGCCGAGGACGAACAGGTCT
The DNA window shown above is from Streptomyces akebiae and carries:
- a CDS encoding 2-keto-4-pentenoate hydratase — protein: MAIDTYAVERAVTRLTAAVEQGRPVAPVRDLLGERDIAVAYAVQHELTRRRLAAGAVVVGRKIGLTSPAVQRQLGVDQPDFGMLFADMDVSGEPEVPSQRLSQPKAEAEIAFVLGEDLADGNLDAARVRGAVEYAVAAIEIVDSRIADWDIRLTDTIADNASSGLYVLGEHRVTLEEFEPREVTMRMYAEDEQVSAGDGAACLGDPLNALAWLARTAREYGLPLRSGQVVLSGALGPMVPVPPGTRIRAEISSLGAVTAVFSARPQEPRRPEEDA